A segment of the Halovivax limisalsi genome:
CGATCTTCCGCAGGTAGTCGTTACAGGTCTGGTGACCGAGGCCGCGCGAGCCGCAGTGAATGAGGACGACGATCTGGTCCTCCCGGAGTCCGAACGCGTCGGCGACGGCGTCGTCGTAGACGTCGGTCACGCGCTGGACCTCGAGGAAGTGATTCCCGGAGCCGAGCGAGCCGAGCTGGTTCTTCCCTCGATCCTTCGCCTTCTGGCTCACGAGCGAGGCATCCGCGCCCGCTCTGACCCCCTCGTCCTCGCAGTGCGTCAGGTCCGACTCGACCGCGTAGTCGTGCTCGAGCGCCCAGTCGACGCCCCGTTCGAGCACCGCCTCCACGGTGTCGATCCCCGATTCGACGACTCCCCCGCCGCCCAGGCCCGACGGCACGTTCGCGAACAGCGAGTCGACGAGCTCGCGCTCGCGACCCTGGACGTCCTCGTACGTGAGGTTCGTCTTCATCATTCGCACCCCACAATTGATGTCGTAGCCGACCGCTCCGGGCGAGATACAGCCGGTTTCCGCGTCCATCGCCCCGACGCCGCCGACGGGGAAGCCGTAGCCCTGGTGGCCGTCGGGCATGCAGATGGCGTAGTTCGTGATCCCCGGGAGGTGCGTCGTGTTCCGGAGCTGTTCGAGCGTCTTATCGTCCGATATCTCTTCGAGCAGCGATTCGCTCGCGAGAACGCGCGCGGGGACGCGCATCTCTCCCGTTCGGGGGAGCTCCCAGACGTGCTCGCGAACCCGCTCCAGTTCGAATTCGCCGGCGTCGAACGTGGTCATACGTGACCTTGGCCGGGGTCGCTAAAAGACGTTGGCACGCGCGATTCCGCGACGTGACCGGCCGTCGGTTCCCACCCGTCGGTCGATCCGTCAGTCGTCCGTCGTCGGCACGGGGTCACCGGGCGACGGAACGTGAACGGTGGGATCGTGCCGGGAGAGCCGGGCGTCGACGGACCACGGCCCGGCGCCGGTGATCAGGAGGACCGACGCCAACCCGAACAGCCCGACGTGAGCGAGTACGGGATCGTCCGGCAGGGCGAACAGCGTGGCGGTGAAGACGACCAGTGCGGTGACCGAGACGGCCCTGGTGAACGCCCCGACCAGCAGCCCCAGACCGAGGAGGATTTCGGTCAGTCCGGCGCCGAGCACCCACAGCTCCGGCGGAACCGGAAGAACCCCGGAGAGATCGTACCGGGACACGACGGCCAGGGCGAGTCCCGGATCGAGGAGCTTCTGACTCGCGCCGAGGTAGACGAACGTCAGGCCGAGGCCGATCCGACAGACGGTCGGGACGTACCGGCGAAGCGGCGCGACCCGGGCCTGGATCGCGTGGCCGAACCGAGCCACCGTGTCGAACCGGCCGGTGATCGTCCCCTCCGTCTCGGCGAGCCGGAGTAGTACGTGATCCGCGCTCGGCGTCCCGCCCCCGAGGATCGCGATCGCGAGCGCGCCGCCGACCACCTCGAACTGGAGCAAGAGCGCCGGGGCGAACGCCAGCCCGACCACGTAGACGACGAGCGCCGCGATCGCGGCAAGACGGGTTGTGAGGCCGAACAACAGCAGGAACCCGAGCAGAACCTGGAGGAGTCGCACGTCGGCCGCGACCGCCGGACTGACGAAGTAGCCGCTGAAACCGGCGCCGATCAGGGGAATACCGAACGAGATGCGAAGCAACCAGGGGACGTACTCGCGGTACTCGCTCATCGCGACCCGAAAGGCGAGCAGGTCGCGACGGACCGGCCGCCCGTAGAGGTACGCCCCGATCGCGAGCGCGAGCGCGACGCCCGCGACGAGCAACGGGCCGACGACCGCCGGGTCGGACAGTGCCTCCCGATAGAACGCCGCCAGTTCGACGTCCTCGCGCTCGTCCGTGACGTACTCCTCGTGAGCGCGCCCGATACCGCTGGACAGCACCACCGCCCCGATCGTGAGCGCGGCGGCAGCCAGCCGGCCGAACGGGTGAACGCGACCGGGTGACGTTGCGCGGCCGGCCGACGAGTCACTCGACATATCCCGGTTACCACGGACTCGGTGAAAAACGACCACCGACGGTCCACGCAGCACGAGGTCCCGGCGGTCGGTGCGAACCGGTGCGTCATCGCGGTGGGGATGTCGATACCGTGGGAGTCGAGGGCCCGTCACGGACGCCGAATCCGAGTCACACGTCGAAGACGACGTACGCGATCCAGCCGTCATCGGTGGGTTCGAGTCGCATATCTGCGTAGGTGACGGCCTTCACCTCGCGAGCGGCGATCGATTCGAGCGGCACGCCCCGCGCCGCACCCTCCAGCGACCACGTCGGGTCGGCGTCGCCCGTCTCGCCCG
Coding sequences within it:
- a CDS encoding RtcB family protein; translation: MTTFDAGEFELERVREHVWELPRTGEMRVPARVLASESLLEEISDDKTLEQLRNTTHLPGITNYAICMPDGHQGYGFPVGGVGAMDAETGCISPGAVGYDINCGVRMMKTNLTYEDVQGRERELVDSLFANVPSGLGGGGVVESGIDTVEAVLERGVDWALEHDYAVESDLTHCEDEGVRAGADASLVSQKAKDRGKNQLGSLGSGNHFLEVQRVTDVYDDAVADAFGLREDQIVVLIHCGSRGLGHQTCNDYLRKIEQHHQGLLSQLPDKELAAAPAGSQLAAEYYGAMNAAINFAWVNRQLIMHRTRRVFERVFDRDREAMEMDLLYDVAHNIAKKETHTIDADGTERELYVHRKGATRAFPAGHPEVPAAYRDVGQPVIIPGSMGAGSYVLRGGERSMDLTFGSTAHGAGRLMSRTRAKNEYWGGDVRDELERDQQIFVKAQSGATVAEEAPGVYKDVDEVVRVSDELGIGDKVARTFPVCNIKG
- a CDS encoding DoxX family membrane protein, which codes for MSSDSSAGRATSPGRVHPFGRLAAAALTIGAVVLSSGIGRAHEEYVTDEREDVELAAFYREALSDPAVVGPLLVAGVALALAIGAYLYGRPVRRDLLAFRVAMSEYREYVPWLLRISFGIPLIGAGFSGYFVSPAVAADVRLLQVLLGFLLLFGLTTRLAAIAALVVYVVGLAFAPALLLQFEVVGGALAIAILGGGTPSADHVLLRLAETEGTITGRFDTVARFGHAIQARVAPLRRYVPTVCRIGLGLTFVYLGASQKLLDPGLALAVVSRYDLSGVLPVPPELWVLGAGLTEILLGLGLLVGAFTRAVSVTALVVFTATLFALPDDPVLAHVGLFGLASVLLITGAGPWSVDARLSRHDPTVHVPSPGDPVPTTDD